One genomic segment of Paenibacillus durus includes these proteins:
- a CDS encoding NADH:flavin oxidoreductase/NADH oxidase — MTDLFTPYKLKGLELKNRIVLPPMCQYSVANKDGIANEWHHTHYVSRAVGGTGLIIIEMTDVEPDGRITDYDLGLWSDEQIPALALIVEDCHRYGAKVGIQIAHAGRKAEDAPVPVSSSPFPFNEQSKTPRELSTDEVKEMVEKFRLAARRAVQAGFDTIELHGAHGYLIHQFTSRLTNRRSDEYGKDLTKFGCEVIAAVKGEMPEDMPLILRISAQEYVEGGYDIEDSLKFSKVFKDAGVDMFHISAGGEGPITAAGRPGTHAAYQVPLARAIKEGLNVPVIAVGRLDDSALANAVIGNDAADLVAVGRGMLMNPYWALTAAVELHKETAIPRQYERGFSLFR; from the coding sequence TTGACCGATTTATTTACTCCGTACAAGCTTAAAGGGTTGGAACTCAAGAACCGGATTGTTCTGCCCCCGATGTGCCAGTATTCGGTAGCGAACAAAGATGGGATAGCCAATGAGTGGCATCATACCCACTATGTCAGCCGGGCGGTTGGCGGGACTGGACTAATTATTATTGAAATGACCGATGTCGAGCCTGACGGCCGGATTACGGATTATGATCTGGGGCTGTGGTCCGACGAGCAAATTCCGGCTCTTGCCCTGATTGTGGAGGACTGCCACCGGTATGGCGCGAAGGTCGGCATCCAAATCGCGCACGCTGGCCGCAAGGCTGAGGATGCGCCGGTTCCCGTCTCATCTTCGCCATTTCCGTTCAACGAGCAGTCGAAGACGCCGCGCGAGCTGTCGACTGATGAAGTGAAAGAGATGGTGGAGAAGTTCCGGCTGGCGGCGCGCCGGGCGGTGCAGGCGGGATTTGATACCATCGAGCTGCATGGCGCTCACGGGTATTTGATCCATCAGTTCACCTCACGGCTTACCAACCGGAGAAGTGACGAGTACGGGAAGGATCTGACGAAATTCGGCTGTGAAGTGATCGCTGCGGTCAAGGGCGAAATGCCGGAAGACATGCCGCTCATTCTGCGTATTTCCGCTCAGGAGTACGTTGAAGGCGGTTATGACATCGAGGATAGCTTAAAATTCAGCAAGGTATTTAAGGATGCCGGTGTAGACATGTTCCATATCAGCGCCGGAGGCGAAGGCCCGATCACTGCGGCCGGCCGCCCGGGAACGCATGCCGCTTACCAGGTGCCGCTCGCAAGAGCCATCAAAGAGGGACTGAACGTTCCGGTGATCGCGGTTGGCCGTCTGGACGATTCCGCCCTTGCCAATGCTGTCATCGGCAACGATGCAGCCGATCTGGTTGCCGTAGGGCGCGGCATGCTGATGAACCCTTACTGGGCTCTGACAGCAGCCGTCGAGTTGCATAAGGAGACGGCAATTCCAAGACAGTATGAGCGCGGCTTCTCCTTGTTCAGATAA
- a CDS encoding N-acetylmuramoyl-L-alanine amidase produces the protein MNKQLYHLLKPNEAKQPTWPDRPAVFKRIAAAAGAALLGIILTSPTAQADSYTAKVYATSLNVRSEPAGGAAVTGSVRGGTLVTVSKEQHGWLKIQTGNTTGWVAGYYLKKAGGTAASSQATVTAAKKRTSPRSTTAVVTADSLRIRSGPGTGYDVIGSLEARDAVTILSRRSGWLKIRTKGGAIGWVAEPYVTAGASAASAAGIRRTSSSTAVSRPASAGLRGKRIVVDPGHGGDDPGMIGTTYGTMEKDLNLQTALYLRDYLEAAGARVTMTRTRGNERPALSSRAELAQSVSASAFISVHFNSSPKKISGTLTFFYSESDDMKLARAIENRLSEGIGLKSNGLSFGNYLILRENETPAALVELGFLTNSADESIVRRSSYQRKAARAIADGIADYFSQ, from the coding sequence ATGAATAAACAATTATATCATTTACTCAAACCGAATGAGGCCAAGCAGCCGACCTGGCCTGACCGTCCAGCAGTGTTCAAGCGGATAGCCGCCGCAGCGGGCGCAGCCCTTCTAGGCATTATACTTACTTCACCTACGGCACAGGCGGACAGCTATACCGCCAAGGTATACGCAACTTCGCTTAATGTTCGCAGTGAGCCGGCGGGCGGAGCGGCGGTCACAGGGTCGGTCAGAGGAGGAACGCTTGTTACCGTCTCGAAGGAGCAGCATGGCTGGCTCAAAATTCAGACCGGAAATACAACCGGATGGGTAGCGGGTTATTATCTCAAGAAGGCTGGCGGCACAGCGGCTTCAAGCCAAGCAACCGTTACTGCGGCGAAAAAGCGTACAAGCCCCCGCTCCACTACGGCGGTAGTTACGGCAGACTCGCTGCGCATCCGCAGCGGACCCGGGACCGGCTATGACGTTATAGGATCGCTGGAGGCCCGCGACGCCGTTACCATCCTCTCCCGCCGATCCGGATGGCTGAAGATACGGACCAAGGGCGGCGCGATCGGCTGGGTCGCGGAGCCGTATGTGACCGCCGGAGCATCGGCAGCCTCCGCCGCCGGCATAAGGCGGACGAGCAGCAGCACCGCAGTCAGCAGACCTGCGTCAGCCGGTCTTCGCGGCAAGCGGATTGTCGTCGATCCCGGCCATGGCGGAGACGATCCGGGGATGATCGGCACGACCTACGGCACGATGGAAAAAGACTTAAATCTGCAGACGGCGCTGTATCTGCGCGATTATTTGGAAGCGGCAGGCGCACGGGTGACCATGACGCGTACACGGGGCAATGAGCGGCCTGCGCTGTCCTCCCGGGCAGAGCTTGCCCAATCGGTTTCGGCGAGCGCTTTTATCAGCGTGCATTTCAATTCCTCGCCGAAAAAAATATCGGGAACGCTGACATTTTTCTATTCGGAATCGGATGATATGAAGCTGGCCCGGGCCATTGAGAACCGGCTCAGCGAGGGCATCGGCCTAAAGAGCAACGGGTTATCCTTCGGCAATTATCTAATTCTAAGGGAAAACGAAACGCCGGCGGCCTTGGTCGAACTCGGGTTTCTGACCAATTCAGCCGACGAGTCCATCGTCCGGAGATCTTCGTACCAGAGGAAAGCGGCCCGGGCAATCGCAGACGGCATCGCCGACTACTTCTCACAATAG